The following DNA comes from Populus trichocarpa isolate Nisqually-1 chromosome 19, P.trichocarpa_v4.1, whole genome shotgun sequence.
TACAAGTGAAGCAACTTAATGAGAAAACATTACCACGTTCAACACTCCTCTTGTCAGATTCGAGATGGGAAGCATATTTGATGCCATGTTTCACCCACCACCAACAAATGAAagccaaaaggaaagaaaactaaaagtatatattttctttcttcataaggatttattgtttttttattttttttagtgaaatcaagaatatatatattaaagagaagaggaaagaaaggagaagaacaCATACCTGAGcatgaaagagaagagaagagaaagaaagggatgttgatgttttttacataagatGAAGAAgcggaagaagaaaaaaaaaggaggcttGTCTGTTGTGAAATGAGGGATTCTAGACTTTTTATTGAGGTGTTTTACCCACGGTTTTactaaagaataattaaatattaatatttttaaatcattccgttggtgattctatttgtaatatttaatttaaattttcaatttaataaaaaaaattcataaactgTCAAATATCatcgacgacttttcaatctaCCTatattttgtctgtaaagaacagtaattaacagtgcaattgaaaAGTGAACAGCTCcagagctctctggaaaatattGACGGAATTTTTCGTtagtgattccctttgtaattgacatgatgaacagtgttaaCAATCTACCGATGGATTTTACTAGCAGACTAAATTCCGTCAATAATTTTGTTGGTATAAATAAcacgtcattattttttttgtttggttttaattattatttttcccagtataattctctcggtatatactgaGGGAAATATTCTAtcgatatttttatttgtatttatcaattttctgaaaGAGAATTTTCTTGCAAATAATTTACTACAATTTCAATAACTTAACTTTAAAAAGATACAATTCCTTTACAAAGTCTACTAAACAAAGGAATAAGAATTAGAACCTATGCTCCAGAATAGAGTAGGAACTAAGCAAGATCAGTGGTAAAGGAAGTCGGaaaaacgaaggagaagaaggtAAAAGGCTACTGCAAGTTCCGCAAAATACCCCCTTTTAGGCCCCTTTTATACTATAATTTGAGACTAAAACTAatgcacataaaaaaattaatttcaatcattTACCAACTTTACTTCAatgtcataaaaataaaaaataaaaatttataatttttatatattagaaaccagatattttttctttaaaaatatattgtttaggAAGTGAATGGTTAATGATCaaattgtttatttcatgagttgaaaaaaaaatctctatatgtctataattattttacaagaaatctAAACTCAAACCCAAACTCAAGCTCCGGTTTGATCCTACTTGAATTTAGCAAGCAAACACGAATGTCCTCAAGCCTAAATGTTTAAGTGCCTTTCAAACTCGATTTTAATTCCTCAACTTTCAATTATATAAGTTATGAGAAAATTTTGTAATCTTTCTATAAGAGATTGAGGGTTTTGGGTTGAGAAAGCATGTCagtaaggttgtcaattccgtttcggtaggtgtttcgttttttcaattggaacggaatgtttcagtttcggagtgtttcggcgtgccgtttcgggattgtactgttcatatatatatatatatatatatatatatatatatatatattcaacaaacataattcaaattcaagataaattaattataaattatgcaatacaaacacaatgccaaacaaatataattttaaaatttaaaatatttctaaatagtcaagattaaatagatctttaacttaaagtaattcaacttaaacaaaatatcaaaatattatgaaagtaaaatgttttaacacaaatattttaaatataaagttaggtcaatgttattaaggctaatggaatctaaagcatcccttgttttgctcaaattcctacaaagtataaacatgaaaaaaaacaacatgaatataaaccatatatattagtgataagtctaattttaaaaaattaatatcattgttaatgaaaatagtaataataattttcaatgttattattaatatcattgttatagaaaatagtaataaaaaagagtttttttataattgggtggtttaattaattaaattgaataaggttcaatttgattcaaaggcttttcaagagcggaacggaacatgtggaatgaaaccggaacgtttcgggcggaatttagccgaaaaatccggaacggaccgagatttaaaatgagatgaaatttgttccgttttgttccgttttttgaattggtacggaatgtttcggccattccgggcggaacggaacggaattgacaaccagTCAAACAcggattttttaagattaatttcttTGAGATAAAGCATGTCTAACATTCCCTCACGTTAATGAAAATTATCTAAGTAGTATacaaaaacttgaagatttGTATATAAATAGTGACTTGATACGCCACCACATCAAGATAAGTAGCTTTTAGATTTAAATCATTATAAGtgtaataacataatatttacttgattaattagtaaaaaagatgttttaaacTATTTAGCTTTTTATGTAAACCAAAACAATAATACTCGCATAGTTTTTTATCtagattttttctttggttctcATGGTAGTGTTTATTTTGACCCTTTACATTTTGGTTTCATTAGtactttaaataattaaacattttataatTCTCAAAAAAGAACCATATTTCTCACtcctataaataatttttcattagaaatattttgttatacTTCACTTAATAgaacaagacaaaaaaatcattaggaGCATGATTCACCATTATCATATCACAAGTAGCACCTTTTTATCATAGAAATAGAAAGGAAATAGTTATTTTTGTATGCTACTATGAATGTtgaataatttagttttatctttAAACCTAAATCTTGGTTATCTCTAGTCAATTAAGTATGGTTATtatcattaaacttttttacctttaaaagttttaaattcgTTATCCTCGATGAACTATGCATAAGTTCCCCCGTTAAATATTTAGTGAGCAGatctacaatattttcttttgattttatataagcaataaaaaaatcacatttgtAAGTAAgtgtttaataatattacatCTATGACTATATGTCTAGAGTTACTATTATACATGCTACATTGTActcttttaataaatgattaattattgCAATAGACACAAATTATTGGCATGGTCTTATACCAACATTAAATATTCtctaaaaaattttgaagtCATCAactttctcttcatttttatcaaaagcaataaaaaataatttaatcttttatctTGTGATACATATTTAGTTAGTTTTTCAAGACTCTGCATTCCCCATTAAGTGTGAAAATATATTcactaataaattttgaatcCTTAAAGTTAAATATCCTATTTgcatcaatatatttttctagtacCTTCAAGCAATTTATAATTCAAGATATAtcttaaatatttgaattttatatttatttatttataataatccATAGTACTTGAATTTCTATATTATGCATATATACACAGTTCATGGTTTCTAATTATCCAAGAATATGGTacattgttaataattttatagattgcaattatttagtttgaatttaatttgttaaactattaaaaaaaagtgtgatACCTAAATTATATTGCATGCAAGTTCATATATCAAAGCAAAGTATTTAAACTtgcaattgaattaaaaaaaaaaaaccctagcatTTGTACCAATCATACAAACAAAAGTTATCAAAGTTGAAGTCAATTGATCTTTGGAAATACTCCTTAAAATAACATCGTTTCGAGTCAATTCTACATTTTGTCTCTAAAATTGATTCagaacatgaaaaatacaaatatctGACAATTAGACATTTACCAAAAAACGGCCTCTTTCTATTCTATTGTTACCAAAATCATGGAGAAGCATCCGACTAAGAGCAACACTCTGCTCGCAAAAAAGTAAGGCATTCAGGATCCACATCCTCCGTCTGAGGCCACCCCTCCCCAAAAACACAGACATTCAGTGGTCAGGCCAGGTCTGCAACCGCAACCACCATCTGTGGATGTGGCGAACAAACTTCTAACTATTAAGGGTAGAGAGCACGCCTCCACTGGCAGTCGGTACAACCACCTCCCAACCAGGCCCTTTCAGAGGAATTGAAACAGCGGCAGCCATGTTTTCTATGTCATCTGATGATGAGCCTACGACCAAATCACTGCGATCCAACACCCTCTCTAAATCTTCATCACTGATATCTGTCTGTATCAACTTGTCTTCTGCTGTTTCTTCATCCCGAAGCAGGGCCAGCATCTCCTCCTGAAAGGTTAATCCAATtgaaaaattcatcaataaaagcacaaaagaaaaggaaagaagttgCTGGTCATAATCAAGTCGCATCCAATCCTAGCATAGCCAACTGCAGGTGCTCAGTTagcaataaatcaaaataagaatttcactgtttgtttttcatttggaaCAGAAAACTTTCAATGTTACATCACATGCTGCAATGTGTCATCTAATTGACAGCCATCTGATTGCCAATTGTCATTTTTTCACCATTTGACACTAATTAAAAGGGTATgttcaaaaatagaaaaaataaatgaggttgaagaaataaaatcttCCTTAATTCTAGCCAGGGAGCAAACCCCTACTGAATTTCAATGAACCATGAAAGATACATACCATTGCTACCACTAATGGTTAAATAATAGAAGACATGTAAGAAACAAAGCATATAAAACAAACCTCCATGAGATCTGTGCCGGTAGACTTGGTTCGCTCTTGATGAAACTGTCCTTTTCCAATGACCACATGCTCAAGCTTCAATTTACTAAAAGCTCTTTTCAAAATACGACCCTGTAAGCATACAATTTGTCAATTACCTGACAACCAAACAAAAGCACTAAACGAAAACAATGGCCATCGTTGGTTACCTCAACAGACTGAGCTGTTGTAAGCCTGTAAACATGAACAGGCTTGGTTTGCCCAATTCGGTGACATCTATCCATGGCTTGCAGATCCATTTGAGGGTTCtgggataaaattgtaaaaatccATGTAATAGTACAAAAATCAAGAGTTTTTAGTATATACCAAGGGTGGAACATGGGACACAAGATCAAGAAAATACCCAGTCACTGTCATACAGGATACAGGTATCAGCTGAAGTGAGGTTGATACCCAATCCACCAGCTCTTGTGCTAAGAAGAAAAATCCTAAACTGACTGTTCTCGTCATTGAATTCCTGGATCTGTTCAACACAAACAAACTCTTTTAAGCCTAgaataattatgcaatttaaTCCCTTCAGGTGTTAGCAGATGCCATTCAATACTAGCAGCACACATCGACTTTCAGGATCTTTTCCCCATTAACAAACGCTTTCAAGCCtagaataataaaacaatttaatactCACAAATACTAGCAGATGCCACTACATGCTAGAACATGCTGACTGGACAAGAAACAAAGTGCTGAGAATAAACATTAGCAAATTACTGAAGACAGGCAGTGAAGTTGACAAGTAAATTGCGTCACCAAGAGCTTGAAAGAAGCTTTCAAAAGTGCATAATCAAGAAATGCAGAGATGCTTTGATGAAAGCAAAGACACCGAAATAAGTGATAAACCATGTATGAATGGCCTAAAAGTACCAATTGACCAAGACAGTTGCAGAATCCAAAATtataaacttcataatattCATCTATGGCGAGCAAGCTTTTCTTACATGTCTTAACCCAGAAGCtgcaaattaatattaatattaaatatctaaaccttcaagtttaaaaaaaaggaaggcaaGGTGTAACGGACCTGTTTCTTCCTTTCATCTAACTTCACAGAGCCATCAATTCTACAAACTTCAAATCCTTTCTCACTAAAATAATAGTCCATTATATCCAAAATTTTAGTCCACTGGGAGAAAATCAGAACCTGTTTAAAAAGCCAGCAGAAGATGAGAGCATGCATGGTTTACAATAAACTAGAAAGTTTAGAAACTTGCACATCATACTTTGTGCTGGAGTGCAAACAAACGATTCAACAATCTATCCAGCAATTGGAATTTGCCACACTTCCCAACTATCTGTTCAACTGGTGGATAGAAATCTGTCAAGAACATCGAAGGCATTAGTGAATCTGGCAACAGAAATTCACCACAGTAATTAAACGAGTTGAAAGGCACATACATGAGCCATCAAAGGCAGACTCTAAGAGATCCGGGTGGTAGCAATTTTTCCGAAGTTgaatcatcaaattattaagCCTTCCTTTCATGCCACGTCctgcaattttaaaaaaccagaaGTCAATACAGGAAAATATGTAGAGCGGCTATCCATTCCATTGGGCCAGTGCTTGCTGACAATGCAGGTCAAGATGCATGGCGAAAGAATAAATGACTGCAGTTTGCTATCAGGTAGAATAatctaaaaaagatataaataaaaaacaagcaaacaaataGCATATCCATATGATAAATCAAGCTTCAGCccacaaagaaaagaataattataacATGAACATTCATGAACCTGTGCTTCACGATTCACAAACCATAGGAAATATCATAGCCAAAATTAAGTCAAAGGACCAACAACTTATAATAGggagaattaaataaaactatgacTCAAAAGCAGACACGATTTTTACTTCAATCACCTATTTTGCTTCTAGATTCACCATTTTCCAGTGTCATCAAACTGCATGAGCTATTCAATAAACAGCTAGTATCCTGAAATTCTCACTTAGAGCTGTCATACTTTGATAGCTAGCAGTCCCAATGCCCAAAAACAGTGCTGCTTCCAAAGGACAGCCAGCCGAAACAGAATACCAAATAATCACAGCACGTAAAAcctcttttcttcctttctaaAGCTGAAGTCTTATCAATaacaaattgattgaaaaaagtAAACTAATACCGGTATCCAGCTTCTCTCGTAAATAGTCCTCCAGTGTCTTATTGATTAAATGCTCCTGGAATTTCTTCTGATGCTCAGTCAGGGTAGCATATAAGATGATCTCTTTCTTCCGAGGAAGCATCTGCTCTACATCAGTTTTCATTCTCCGTAGGAGAAAGGGACGCAATATTGCATGGAGTTTGGTTACAGCCTGAGGTTGATTAAAAACCCAGTATATACACCATGCCATTCAAATGTTTCATTTACAAAAGCAGAATTACATCATTAGCTAAAATACATACCTGAGCCCTTCGcctttcttctacttcttccttCATTGTTTCATTATTGCACTTTCCTGACAGATCAAacctgagaaagaaaaaaacttcagTTTAGGTGAATTGCATGTGAAGCATTGCAGTCATAAGTACATGATTGAAGTCTATACTGCCATAATTACTGGAAAATGCATGCACGACTTTCAAATTGACAGCATACTGACCATGACTCAAATTCTTCATGGGATTGGAAAATATCAGGCAAAATGAAATTCAACAGTGACCAAAGCTCAGCCAAATTGTTTTGCAGAGGTGTCCCAGTTAATAAGAGCTTATTGTCCACGTGCAAGTATTTCAACTCCTTCAGCAGtttgcattttgaatttttcaaccGGTGCCCCTTAAGTAAGAAGGTTGCAATTTACAATAGTTAGTAAAAATCAGTAATTTGGCAAATTAAAGTATTGGCACATGAAAGAAGACAGCTCAGAATGTTTAAGGCGCAAAAAGAACAAACAAGAGCAAAGGTATCTCAGAGCCCATGAACAAACACGAGCATTGACTATGCAGAATAAAGAATGTGATTTCAAATtgcaatttaaataattattaacagaGTGAGATAAGAAGTCTAAAAGTGACAAAATAGTGAGTGTTTAATCTGTTAGCTCAAAAGTTAGAGCTTTGTGGAATTGCAAGATCCAAGATGCCATGGTTGCATGCCTGTATAGCCAATCTAAACTTCATGAATTCAAAAACAGAGAACTGTTATCTTCGGCAAATCTGCTAGTTTATAAATATGCAGTGCAACATCACATAAAAAGGCTCTGAGCTTATTTCAGGTTCCCAACAAAATGTATAAAGTGAGTGGAAAAGCTAAAATTgtaccaaaaaggaaaaaagaatcaaCAACAAAGCATAGCACTTTTAAATTCCAGGCACTTGTTATCCTGAGTGTTATCTTATGTGTAATTTGAAAGTCTTGAATCCAGAGCAGTTGACCACAATGTATCCAAACACACAGAACACCGCTACTAAAAACAATAGTGTCATTTTTAGCTTTGCCCTTATAACCAAAAGCAGTCACTTTGTCCATATGATTTCCCTTAGGCTAATGTTGTTTGCTTGGAAGAAAAGAGTACTTCTCCCGTGTGTCTACCTAATCTACAAGCTATCTTGTTAAAACACTCACCTCATCAACCACAACATACTTCCATGGGTAATGCCTCAAATACTTTTTTGCATCCGATAATGCAATCTCATAGGAAGTAACAATAATTGGGAATTTGGAGCCAATTGATCTGGGCATGTGCTTCCTCCTTATCTCATCCCTCTGCTTCTTGCTACCGTGGTAGATAATTGAGTCCATAGAAGGAGCAAACCTATTCAGGGGAATTCACAGAGAATCAAATAAAACTGTGGATTAAAAGATCAAGATGGACAGTTTAcacaaaaaatcaagttaaaacttTTACCTTGAAATCTCATTCACCCAATTTGAGAGAGTGGAAAGAGGGGCAATAACCATATAGGGTCCATTTAAACCATTCCCTTTCAGATGTGCTAGGAAACCAATTGTTTGGATAGTCTTTCCGAGCCCCATTTGATCTGCAAGGATCCCATTGAGCCCATTTGTCCAGAGAGAGATCAACCATTTCACACCTTTAATCTGATAAGATTTCAACCTCCCACCAGTTAGCAAAGGTACAAGTTCTCTCTGCTCTTTCTCAGCTCTTTCTTCCTCAGTCAAATTTGCATCCTCAACCTTGTCAACTTCTTTTGATCTTGTAAGCATTGCTGTAACTGCTCTCTTGGCTTTCCTCTGAAGAAAGGTAGGTCATGGCATGTCAGAATTCACTAAGGCAATCTTAAAATGGCATCTTTTCATAGCAGAACACGTAAAATTAAATACAGGAAGATTTGAGAGGTCAAGACTAAAACTCCACTGAGATCATTAAAACATTCCCCATCTCAGTCAGTTCTCTTACATCTACCCATTTTCATCTTACAATTATATTCCTCTTTGGCAGGTGCGTTAAATATCCCTACATAAACATGGTTTCCTATTAACAGCTCTATTAAATTAAGAAGCAATcgtaaaatatataattgaaaatttgtaACCAGTaaagcacaaaaaaacaaacttaaactTCCAATCTTATACAATACAGCACATCTTCCGGCCACAACAGCCATCTCTAACATAATATCCAAAACACTAACATCCATATGAAGCAAAGCAAGAGGATAAAAACTCACAGAATTGTATTGCGCAGCGGCTTTTCTTTTTGATCCACGACCTCTCTTTTTCTGCTCGACAGGTTCACTCTCTTGCTCCGCTCCATTCTAGTAATGCAATCTAAATCGtaaagcaagaaaacaaaaacgaaaaaggaacataaaagaaaattcattgaaaaaaaaggcattTGAGAAGATATACACATACAGCAGTGATTTGATCAATCTTTTCCAGCAGAAACTCTGAATAGAGCTGAGTTTGAGTTAAAAGCTGGTCCAATCTATTAAACTGGCTTTCATCCAATTGAGCTTCCTCCGCCGCCGctttttctatctcttcttctttcatccTGGATTTCAACAGCTTCTCTTCCTCCTCCGCCATAGATATTGATATAAGAGACGCGTCCCCATTTTTTGCTTCCACAAACACCTCTTCTTCTACTTTCAAATTGCATTGCTCCTTCATTTTAAGggggaaaaaacacaaaaacataaataatacataatatattgttaatcatatctttaaaaaaaatcactctttTGTTTGACTgcttaacattaaaataaaaaaaatatttttttttgcttctacagtttttttcttcttgtaatttgcaacaaaaattaaaaataaaatcgatcaatttaaaaaaaaaaaaaacaaacaaacaaaaacactttttttcgagagttaaataggaaaaaaaaatctaaaacaaaaaaaggctaaaaataataatacctcGTCTTCAAGAACGGAAGTAGGAGAATCAGCAGAGGCTTCACTTTTCACTTCGCTCCCCATTTCAAatcttagaaaaacaaatatcaccTCCAAACGCACAAAAAAAATCGcagtttttacaaaataaaggCTAGCGCGGTGAGAAAAGGTAACTGCCGAAATCTATCGCACAAACTCGTGATTTTTCGAGAAATGTAAGAGCACGAACTGTAGAGAAGAAGGAACCGGACCGGACCGTGAGAGTTTCTCTAAGAGAAGAAGACGGAGAGTTTTGAACTTGCAATAGAGAGggcttcaaattaaaaaaaaaaaaattctttttatttgttttcttcgaGGTGGAATGGGCGGGAAATGGAGTTTAAAGTTATGCCCAGAAATGTAAGAATAATTACCAAAGGAACCTCATGGTTTGGTtgggttttcttctttctttcccgTCCTTTTTGGTATCCACAGCACCGATAAGAAAAGGATCTCCTGAAATCCTGGTTGCGGGGATAATTGGTTGTGTCGCAGGAtgtaattaagttttaatttggtcctcttagtttaaataaattaaatatttagtcCTCGTGATTTAAAATCTTATATTCAATCTCTATGAATTGAAATATGcttgtaattaaattaaatcatatacttataattaagttataagcATATTTTACTAGGGGCTGGGAAGTTAGAAGCTGGGAATCTCTCTAAATGTTAATATAACAAGATCCAAAATTTCCTTAAATCTTCGTTTTTCTTCCTTCCTCGTATTTGGAATatgccattaattaattattaattgacaaataactaaaagagattacaaaacattattcctcacaatagttattttttctttgtttttttaatctatattttttttaataattctatcattcaatatttaatttattaaaaattaaattttataatttgttgcgatttattttctatgtggtTATGCTAATATCATAATTCATGTTACAACTTCGACGAGTTAAcatggttgactcaagttttttctaatttgtatttttgttcaatttcattttttattaggttgattataaattagatttcatgatttgtttcgatttatttttcatgaagttATCGCGGTTTCATGACCTGAGTCACGGGTTTTACAGGTTAACCCGGGTAGACTTCGGTCGTTTTATTATATCCCTTTTCATATTGAATACTTTCTAATTTCGTTATTCAACAatagatttattgaaaattaagcttcataatttattttgatttctttatagGAGATTATTCTAGTCTCATTACTCAAATTGTAGGTTTGGTAGGTTAGCCCGAGTTTaatcgagttgtttttttggtttactttctatgagattatcctgatcttatgactcgagtcatggGTTTGGCGAGTTACTTCGTGTtaataaaagttgtttttttgcttttttttttcaatttcatcttttaatattagattaattgaaaattaagttttataatttgtttcaatttacttcCTACGagattattttaatctcatgatttcgggttaattttttttttattttcttaattcattttatttatttatttattttaaattaaattttacaatttattttgattttccttatataaaattatcataatctcTTAACtgaatcataaatttaattgtttaatctggatcaattaaattgattattgtctccatattttttttaaaaatatatcttattaaatttttttcattaaactatttttatagaTTGTTAAATTATATTCTTACCGATTGTTTAGAAATCAACAACTTCTCtaacatgattaatttttttttactactatAAAAAGTTGCGCTTGATGTTTCTGGCATAGGGCGGAGCAAGATCTAGTTTATATAGAAACCAGACagttcttctatatatataagaatattcTGTAACGTATTTCAAGGTCATAAATCTGTGCTGTAATGGTGGCAATCCTTCTCGAGAATGAAAGGCTTCAGCTTTTTCACTTCATGAATGCATGCCACCCCATGTTAACAAAATGATGGGGCTGCAGCTGACAGAGGAGTCCGAAACGTCATAGTGTGGAAGAGGAAAGAACATTTTAGACAGAAAAGAAAGCAGCTAGGGAGAGGGGGAGAGAAGGAATTGGAGTCCATTTCAATCAATCCAGGAATGGTTCAAGAGTAATATGACAGTCTACAAAGAATTGGACACCATCAACATAACATCCCATAATATGTTGACATCCAACAGGAATGACCTTTCATCCCAACAAGTCCTATATCACCACGAAATTCCATGTTAAACAAAGGACTCTTACACATCGCATCAAAACCTGGGTGCTTCCCTTTCTGGAGAACCCtaagaataaataatttgaatcgACCCCACAGCATGAATGGAATGaataatgaaatcaaaatagaaaCCTTCTCTAAGTGACTGGATGTCAGTCTATAAACAATCTACCACACAGGCACACCACAGACAAGTCAGCTAGTCAGCAGCCAATTTGCCTCAAAATGTGGAGCTATTTTCACTTGCAGAAAGCGAGGGACCTTCTGACTTTACAATATTTAAGCCTTTATTACTGATATCAAGCCCCTGTAACTGTCTGATAGGATCGTTTTGCATGTAGTCTGAGAGATTGTGAGAATCTGCCTGCTGTAGATGGTGGGTGGACATGCTAGGCGGGGTATGAGTAAATGATGGTAATTGCATGTTTGGGTGACCTGAAGATCCTGGCTGTGGAGGAAGTGGGAAAAAGTTTGGCTGGGTGAAGGGCATTTGGTGCATTCCCAAGTTGAATGACTCGGAAGGGCTTACCATTTCCCCGGTGGCTATCCTGAGCCTCTCAACCTCCTTCTTCAGTGCTTCATTCAGAGCTACAGAACAACATAAGAACTACCACTGTTTCAACCAACTATGATGTCATAGCcttaaataacaaattttaaagaagaaatgaCTGAGAAAAAGCAAAGAGTATTTATCAGGTGCACAGGTGATATAAACATAAAGCAGGCATGCCACTCACCATCGCGCAACTGAGCCTGTTGCTCCATAGCTTGCAACCGAAGCTTAAGCTCTGTGTTTTCTGAGCTTAGACCAGTTGTGTCCCTCTAtatgagaaaaagaagagaaacaggATCACCATCCTGACCGAAAACCAGTAGTAGTAGAGCACATAACATGGACTAAGAACGGTGGCTGACAATAAAGTAACATGATGAGATGAGATTGATAGAAAAGATAAATGGTGTTCTTGATTACAAGAACACAAAATTCAATAACACGAGATTTTTACTTGCTTTCATTCTGCATCTACCAGCTTGCCTTGTGAGAGATCTCTCTTAAGAGAGGAGGGTTGTGATCAGATTATTAGCTGCAAAATTTCACGAGAATCACCACCC
Coding sequences within:
- the LOC7458812 gene encoding ATP-dependent DNA helicase DDM1 isoform X1, with the protein product MGSEVKSEASADSPTSVLEDEEQCNLKVEEEVFVEAKNGDASLISISMAEEEEKLLKSRMKEEEIEKAAAEEAQLDESQFNRLDQLLTQTQLYSEFLLEKIDQITANGAEQESEPVEQKKRGRGSKRKAAAQYNSRKAKRAVTAMLTRSKEVDKVEDANLTEEERAEKEQRELVPLLTGGRLKSYQIKGVKWLISLWTNGLNGILADQMGLGKTIQTIGFLAHLKGNGLNGPYMVIAPLSTLSNWVNEISRFAPSMDSIIYHGSKKQRDEIRRKHMPRSIGSKFPIIVTSYEIALSDAKKYLRHYPWKYVVVDEGHRLKNSKCKLLKELKYLHVDNKLLLTGTPLQNNLAELWSLLNFILPDIFQSHEEFESWFDLSGKCNNETMKEEVEERRRAQAVTKLHAILRPFLLRRMKTDVEQMLPRKKEIILYATLTEHQKKFQEHLINKTLEDYLREKLDTGRGMKGRLNNLMIQLRKNCYHPDLLESAFDGSYFYPPVEQIVGKCGKFQLLDRLLNRLFALQHKVLIFSQWTKILDIMDYYFSEKGFEVCRIDGSVKLDERKKQIQEFNDENSQFRIFLLSTRAGGLGINLTSADTCILYDSDWNPQMDLQAMDRCHRIGQTKPVHVYRLTTAQSVEGRILKRAFSKLKLEHVVIGKGQFHQERTKSTGTDLMEEEMLALLRDEETAEDKLIQTDISDEDLERVLDRSDLVVGSSSDDIENMAAAVSIPLKGPGWEVVVPTASGGVLSTLNS
- the LOC7458812 gene encoding ATP-dependent DNA helicase DDM1 isoform X5 → MLTRSKEVDKVEDANLTEEERAEKEQRELVPLLTGGRLKSYQIKGVKWLISLWTNGLNGILADQMGLGKTIQTIGFLAHLKGNGLNGPYMVIAPLSTLSNWVNEISRFAPSMDSIIYHGSKKQRDEIRRKHMPRSIGSKFPIIVTSYEIALSDAKKYLRHYPWKYVVVDEGHRLKNSKCKLLKELKYLHVDNKLLLTGTPLQNNLAELWSLLNFILPDIFQSHEEFESWFDLSGKCNNETMKEEVEERRRAQAVTKLHAILRPFLLRRMKTDVEQMLPRKKEIILYATLTEHQKKFQEHLINKTLEDYLREKLDTGRGMKGRLNNLMIQLRKNCYHPDLLESAFDGSYFYPPVEQIVGKCGKFQLLDRLLNRLFALQHKVLIFSQWTKILDIMDYYFSEKGFEVCRIDGSVKLDERKKQIQEFNDENSQFRIFLLSTRAGGLGINLTSADTCILYDSDWNPQMDLQAMDRCHRIGQTKPVHVYRLTTAQSVEGRILKRAFSKLKLEHVVIGKGQFHQERTKSTGTDLMEEEMLALLRDEETAEDKLIQTDISDEDLERVLDRSDLVVGSSSDDIENMAAAVSIPLKGPGWEVVVPTASGGVLSTLNS
- the LOC7458812 gene encoding ATP-dependent DNA helicase DDM1 isoform X3, with the translated sequence MGSEVKSEASADSPTSVLEDEEQCNLKVEEEVFVEAKNGDASLISISMAEEEEKLLKSRMKEEEIEKAAAEEAQLDESQFNRLDQLLTQTQLYSEFLLEKIDQITANGAEQESEPVEQKKRGRGSKRKAAAQYNSRKAKRAVTAMLTRSKEVDKVEDANLTEEERAEKEQRELVPLLTGGRLKSYQIKGVKWLISLWTNGLNGILADQMGLGKTIQTIGFLAHLKGNGLNGPYMVIAPLSTLSNWVNEISRFAPSMDSIIYHGSKKQRDEIRRKHMPRSIGSKFPIIVTSYEIALSDAKKYLRHYPWKYVVVDEGHRLKNSKCKLLKELKYLHVDNKLLLTGTPLQNNLAELWSLLNFILPDIFQSHEEFESWFDLSGKCNNETMKEEVEERRRAQAVTKLHAILRPFLLRRMKTDVEQMLPRKKEIILYATLTEHQKKFQEHLINKTLEDYLREKLDTGRGMKGRLNNLMIQLRKNCYHPDLLESAFDGSYFYPPVEQIVGKCGKFQLLDRLLNRLFALQHKVLIFSQWTKILDIMDYYFSEKGFEVCRIDGSVKLDERKKQIQEFNDENSQFRIFLLSTRAGGLGINLTSADTCILYDSDWNPQMDLQAMDRCHRIGQTKPVHVYRLTTAQSVEGRILKRAFSKLKLEHVVIGKGQFHQERTKSTGTDLMEEEMLALLRDEETAEDKLIQTDISDEDLERVLDRSDLVVGSSSDDIENMAATVSIPLKGPGWEVVVPTASGGVLSTLNS